One Silene latifolia isolate original U9 population chromosome 4, ASM4854445v1, whole genome shotgun sequence DNA segment encodes these proteins:
- the LOC141652508 gene encoding uncharacterized protein LOC141652508 isoform X1, translating to MLQSNIIPFSRKLASGASNGSTSSSPFFETQNSSPFGTAVASNGSTSSSQFFATQNSSPFGTTVGNSNGASGASCGCTSASPFFATQNSNSFGITAAGNSNGASGASNGPTFGSVPFPTRNSNLFGTAVGNSNGAFGASNGSTSAVGISSNVSTFASPSSATQSSNAFVSGADISNGFFSASYTPAYAVVPNRSVNSFGFGAAPSTTSAFRERSPSSTGFGFGCPTGTNTSPFVQSSSSFPGFGGAAKTSSSFGQTSSSFGGFGEAATSTTPLCGDTSSAFSTFRGEPLFRVQQLSSSSRCGAGGGPAIIDNTREGTRCAPYRPSPAEENNLSSNNASLVLTSISAMNCYCNKSHEELRSEDYKQKRNGGPSSVPNPFSVSSTNPFQPANSSGWFPPPPSEPLSFAFIRSSENPSQKTGGKPAIADNSCAGILKNLSWNIPSPVHTSISAMNCYCNKSHEELRSEDYKQIRNGGPSSAANVSGVSNAFQPANSSGWFPPSVPPPFTFNRSSENPIQRTDPSSSPGSDKNRTTPVHTSPVQTSVAQTLPSPTPTTTLSITASGGVPFIPSFVNCIIPALGASGSNEVLGFPVLIPTTLAFVPQYPQVSNPTSALPLLQWESHSNPRIIPETTNPANAHLSTIAETTSHVSLSAGVLGEQITNLSISAPPAPTNTAPSGSASPSSIPKGLEIIVEHLGFNPWEGKSHLQDSQDGQILLCEDASNDADILSLAEFAVEQHNAMEQDGKVELLKVTAACLEAVDGGRYHIVLEAKKAASSGIRVYAVVLLKKTNRPTPLIVLQRWLHCLPSYSSDCSREMVPFRARLI from the exons ATGCTTCAAAG CAATATCATCCCGTTTAGCAGAAAGTTGGCGTCTGGTG CATCGAATGGGTCCACATCATCATCTCCGTTCTTTGAGACCCAAAACTCGAGTCCTTTTGGAACTGCAGTAG CATCGAATGGCTCCACATCATCATCTCAGTTCTTTGCGACCCAAAACTCGAGTCCTTTTGGAACTACAGTAGGTAACTCAAATGGCGCTTCTGGTG CATCGTGTGGGTGTACATCTGCATCTCCGTTCTTTGCGACCCAAAATTCCAATTCTTTTGGAATTACTGCTGCAGGTAACTCAAATGGCGCTTCTGGTG CATCGAATGGGCCCACATTTGGATCTGTGCCCTTTCCAACCCGAAACTCAAATCTGTTTGGAACTGCAGTAGGGAATTCAAATGGGGCTTTTGGTG CATCGAATGGTTCCACATCTGCAGTAGGTATAT CATCAAATGTGTCCACATTCGCATCTCCGTCCTCTGCAACCCAAAGCTCGAATGCTTTTGTATCTGGAGCAGATATTTCAAATGGCTTTTTTAGTG CATCGTACACACCAGCGTATGCAGTTGTTCCAAACCGAAGCGTGAATTCTTTTGGATTCGGTGCAG CACCTTCTACGACCTCTGCGTTCAGAGAAAGGAGTCCGAGTTCTACAGGGTTCGGAT TTGGATGTCCAACAGGAACTAATACAAGTCCCTTTGTACAATCGAGTTCGAGTTTTCCTGGGTTTGGAGGAG CAGCTAAAACCTCTTCTTCGTTTGGACAAACATCGTCGAGTTTTGGTGGGTTTGGAGAAG CGGCAACTTCTACAACTCCATTGTGTGGAGACACGAGTTCGGCTTTTAGTACTTTTCGAGGAG AACCATTGTTTCGAGTTCAACAACTGAGTTCAAGCTCTCGTTGTGGTGCA GGTGGTGGTCCGGCTATAATCGACAACACACGTGAAGGAACTCGTTGTGCTCCTTATCGACCAAGTCCTGCTGAGGAAAAT AACCTCTCATCGAACAACGCTAGTCTCGTCCTTACTTCAATATCAGCTATGAATTGCTACTGCAATAAGAGCCATGAAGAACTGAGATCGGAGGATTACAAGCAGAAAAGGAACGGAG GGCCTTCTTCAGTGCCAAATCCTTTTTCCGTTTCGAGCACAAATCCTTTTCAACCAGCTAATTCATCCGGCTGGTTTCCACCTCCACCCTCTGAACCCCTTTCTTTCGCCTTCATAAGATCTTCAGAAAATCCGTCCCAGAAGACAG GTGGTAAGCCGGCTATAGCTGACAATTCATGTGCAGGGATTTTGAAG AACCTCTCATGGAACATCCCTAGTCCCGTCCATACTTCAATATCAGCTATGAATTGCTACTGTAATAAGAGCCATGAAGAACTGAGATCGGAGGATTACAAGCAAATAAGGAATGGAG GACCTTCTTCAGCTGCAAATGTTTCCGGAGTTTCAAACGCTTTTCAACCAGCTAATTCATCAGGCTGGTTTCCACCCTCTGTACCCCCTCCTTTCACCTTCAACCGATCTTCAGAAAATCCGATCCAGAGAACAG ATCCCTCGAGTTCTCCTGGTTCTGATAAGAACCGTACCACTCCAGTTCATACTAGTCCAGTCCAAACCAGTGTAGCTCAAACTCTCCCATCTCCAACCCCAACTACAACATTGTCGATCACAGCATCGGGGGGAGTGCCCTTTATCCCGTCATTTGTGAATTGCATCATCCCTGCCCTTGGAGCCTCTGGGAGCAATGAAGTCTTGGGTTTCCCTGTACTTATCCCGACTACCCTAGCATTCGTCCCCCAATACCCTCAAGTTTCTAATCCCACAAGCGCCCTTCCTTTACTTCAATGGGAAAGTCACTCAAATCCTCGTATAATTCCAGAGACGACTAATCCTGCAAATGCCCATTTAAGTACAATTGCAGAGACGACTTCTCATGTTTCACTTTCTGCCGGAGTCCTTGGAGAGCAAATTACTAATTTAAGTATATCTGCACCTCCAGCACCAACCAATACCGCCCCATCAGGAAGCGCATCCCCATCTTCGATCCCTAAAGGTCTCGAAATCATCGTCGAGCATCTGGGTTTCAATCCATGGGAAGGAAAAAGCCATCTCCAAGATTCTCAGGATGGACAGATTCTTCTGTGTGAAGATGCATCTAATGATGCAGATATTTTATCTCTTGCTGAATTTGCAGTCGAACAACATAATGCAATGGAACAG GATGGCAAAGTGGAGTTACTGAAGGTAACAGCAGCATGTTTGGAAGCAGTTGATGGAGGAAGGTATCACATTGTCCTCGAAGCTAAGAAGGCCGCCTCATCCGGAATACGAGTCTATGCAGTGGTACTTCTTAAGAAGACAAACCGTCCTACTCCTCTGATTGTTCTACAGAGATGGCTCCATTGCCTGCCGTCCTACTCCTCTGACTGTTCTAGAGAAATGGTTCCATTCCGGGCCCGTCTCATCTAG
- the LOC141652508 gene encoding uncharacterized protein LOC141652508 isoform X3, which translates to MLQSNIIPFSRKLASGASNGSTSSSPFFETQNSSPFGTAVASNGSTSSSQFFATQNSSPFGTTVGNSNGASGASCGCTSASPFFATQNSNSFGITAAASNGPTFGSVPFPTRNSNLFGTAVGNSNGAFGASNGSTSAVGISSNVSTFASPSSATQSSNAFVSGADISNGFFSASYTPAYAVVPNRSVNSFGFGAAPSTTSAFRERSPSSTGFGFGCPTGTNTSPFVQSSSSFPGFGGGPSSVPNPFSVSSTNPFQPANSSGWFPPPPSEPLSFAFIRSSENPSQKTGGKPAIADNSCAGILKNLSWNIPSPVHTSISAMNCYCNKSHEELRSEDYKQIRNGGPSSAANVSGVSNAFQPANSSGWFPPSVPPPFTFNRSSENPIQRTDPSSSPGSDKNRTTPVHTSPVQTSVAQTLPSPTPTTTLSITASGGVPFIPSFVNCIIPALGASGSNEVLGFPVLIPTTLAFVPQYPQVSNPTSALPLLQWESHSNPRIIPETTNPANAHLSTIAETTSHVSLSAGVLGEQITNLSISAPPAPTNTAPSGSASPSSIPKGLEIIVEHLGFNPWEGKSHLQDSQDGQILLCEDASNDADILSLAEFAVEQHNAMEQDGKVELLKVTAACLEAVDGGRYHIVLEAKKAASSGIRVYAVVLLKKTNRPTPLIVLQRWLHCLPSYSSDCSREMVPFRARLI; encoded by the exons ATGCTTCAAAG CAATATCATCCCGTTTAGCAGAAAGTTGGCGTCTGGTG CATCGAATGGGTCCACATCATCATCTCCGTTCTTTGAGACCCAAAACTCGAGTCCTTTTGGAACTGCAGTAG CATCGAATGGCTCCACATCATCATCTCAGTTCTTTGCGACCCAAAACTCGAGTCCTTTTGGAACTACAGTAGGTAACTCAAATGGCGCTTCTGGTG CATCGTGTGGGTGTACATCTGCATCTCCGTTCTTTGCGACCCAAAATTCCAATTCTTTTGGAATTACTGCTGCAG CATCGAATGGGCCCACATTTGGATCTGTGCCCTTTCCAACCCGAAACTCAAATCTGTTTGGAACTGCAGTAGGGAATTCAAATGGGGCTTTTGGTG CATCGAATGGTTCCACATCTGCAGTAGGTATAT CATCAAATGTGTCCACATTCGCATCTCCGTCCTCTGCAACCCAAAGCTCGAATGCTTTTGTATCTGGAGCAGATATTTCAAATGGCTTTTTTAGTG CATCGTACACACCAGCGTATGCAGTTGTTCCAAACCGAAGCGTGAATTCTTTTGGATTCGGTGCAG CACCTTCTACGACCTCTGCGTTCAGAGAAAGGAGTCCGAGTTCTACAGGGTTCGGAT TTGGATGTCCAACAGGAACTAATACAAGTCCCTTTGTACAATCGAGTTCGAGTTTTCCTGGGTTTGGAGGAG GGCCTTCTTCAGTGCCAAATCCTTTTTCCGTTTCGAGCACAAATCCTTTTCAACCAGCTAATTCATCCGGCTGGTTTCCACCTCCACCCTCTGAACCCCTTTCTTTCGCCTTCATAAGATCTTCAGAAAATCCGTCCCAGAAGACAG GTGGTAAGCCGGCTATAGCTGACAATTCATGTGCAGGGATTTTGAAG AACCTCTCATGGAACATCCCTAGTCCCGTCCATACTTCAATATCAGCTATGAATTGCTACTGTAATAAGAGCCATGAAGAACTGAGATCGGAGGATTACAAGCAAATAAGGAATGGAG GACCTTCTTCAGCTGCAAATGTTTCCGGAGTTTCAAACGCTTTTCAACCAGCTAATTCATCAGGCTGGTTTCCACCCTCTGTACCCCCTCCTTTCACCTTCAACCGATCTTCAGAAAATCCGATCCAGAGAACAG ATCCCTCGAGTTCTCCTGGTTCTGATAAGAACCGTACCACTCCAGTTCATACTAGTCCAGTCCAAACCAGTGTAGCTCAAACTCTCCCATCTCCAACCCCAACTACAACATTGTCGATCACAGCATCGGGGGGAGTGCCCTTTATCCCGTCATTTGTGAATTGCATCATCCCTGCCCTTGGAGCCTCTGGGAGCAATGAAGTCTTGGGTTTCCCTGTACTTATCCCGACTACCCTAGCATTCGTCCCCCAATACCCTCAAGTTTCTAATCCCACAAGCGCCCTTCCTTTACTTCAATGGGAAAGTCACTCAAATCCTCGTATAATTCCAGAGACGACTAATCCTGCAAATGCCCATTTAAGTACAATTGCAGAGACGACTTCTCATGTTTCACTTTCTGCCGGAGTCCTTGGAGAGCAAATTACTAATTTAAGTATATCTGCACCTCCAGCACCAACCAATACCGCCCCATCAGGAAGCGCATCCCCATCTTCGATCCCTAAAGGTCTCGAAATCATCGTCGAGCATCTGGGTTTCAATCCATGGGAAGGAAAAAGCCATCTCCAAGATTCTCAGGATGGACAGATTCTTCTGTGTGAAGATGCATCTAATGATGCAGATATTTTATCTCTTGCTGAATTTGCAGTCGAACAACATAATGCAATGGAACAG GATGGCAAAGTGGAGTTACTGAAGGTAACAGCAGCATGTTTGGAAGCAGTTGATGGAGGAAGGTATCACATTGTCCTCGAAGCTAAGAAGGCCGCCTCATCCGGAATACGAGTCTATGCAGTGGTACTTCTTAAGAAGACAAACCGTCCTACTCCTCTGATTGTTCTACAGAGATGGCTCCATTGCCTGCCGTCCTACTCCTCTGACTGTTCTAGAGAAATGGTTCCATTCCGGGCCCGTCTCATCTAG
- the LOC141652508 gene encoding uncharacterized protein LOC141652508 isoform X2 translates to MLQSNIIPFSRKLASGASNGSTSSSPFFETQNSSPFGTAVASNGSTSSSQFFATQNSSPFGTTVGNSNGASGASCGCTSASPFFATQNSNSFGITAAGNSNGASGASNGPTFGSVPFPTRNSNLFGTAVGNSNGAFGASNGSTSAVGISSNVSTFASPSSATQSSNAFVSGADISNGFFSASYTPAYAVVPNRSVNSFGFGAAPSTTSAFRERSPSSTGFGFGCPTGTNTSPFVQSSSSFPGFGGGPSSVPNPFSVSSTNPFQPANSSGWFPPPPSEPLSFAFIRSSENPSQKTGGKPAIADNSCAGILKNLSWNIPSPVHTSISAMNCYCNKSHEELRSEDYKQIRNGGPSSAANVSGVSNAFQPANSSGWFPPSVPPPFTFNRSSENPIQRTDPSSSPGSDKNRTTPVHTSPVQTSVAQTLPSPTPTTTLSITASGGVPFIPSFVNCIIPALGASGSNEVLGFPVLIPTTLAFVPQYPQVSNPTSALPLLQWESHSNPRIIPETTNPANAHLSTIAETTSHVSLSAGVLGEQITNLSISAPPAPTNTAPSGSASPSSIPKGLEIIVEHLGFNPWEGKSHLQDSQDGQILLCEDASNDADILSLAEFAVEQHNAMEQDGKVELLKVTAACLEAVDGGRYHIVLEAKKAASSGIRVYAVVLLKKTNRPTPLIVLQRWLHCLPSYSSDCSREMVPFRARLI, encoded by the exons ATGCTTCAAAG CAATATCATCCCGTTTAGCAGAAAGTTGGCGTCTGGTG CATCGAATGGGTCCACATCATCATCTCCGTTCTTTGAGACCCAAAACTCGAGTCCTTTTGGAACTGCAGTAG CATCGAATGGCTCCACATCATCATCTCAGTTCTTTGCGACCCAAAACTCGAGTCCTTTTGGAACTACAGTAGGTAACTCAAATGGCGCTTCTGGTG CATCGTGTGGGTGTACATCTGCATCTCCGTTCTTTGCGACCCAAAATTCCAATTCTTTTGGAATTACTGCTGCAGGTAACTCAAATGGCGCTTCTGGTG CATCGAATGGGCCCACATTTGGATCTGTGCCCTTTCCAACCCGAAACTCAAATCTGTTTGGAACTGCAGTAGGGAATTCAAATGGGGCTTTTGGTG CATCGAATGGTTCCACATCTGCAGTAGGTATAT CATCAAATGTGTCCACATTCGCATCTCCGTCCTCTGCAACCCAAAGCTCGAATGCTTTTGTATCTGGAGCAGATATTTCAAATGGCTTTTTTAGTG CATCGTACACACCAGCGTATGCAGTTGTTCCAAACCGAAGCGTGAATTCTTTTGGATTCGGTGCAG CACCTTCTACGACCTCTGCGTTCAGAGAAAGGAGTCCGAGTTCTACAGGGTTCGGAT TTGGATGTCCAACAGGAACTAATACAAGTCCCTTTGTACAATCGAGTTCGAGTTTTCCTGGGTTTGGAGGAG GGCCTTCTTCAGTGCCAAATCCTTTTTCCGTTTCGAGCACAAATCCTTTTCAACCAGCTAATTCATCCGGCTGGTTTCCACCTCCACCCTCTGAACCCCTTTCTTTCGCCTTCATAAGATCTTCAGAAAATCCGTCCCAGAAGACAG GTGGTAAGCCGGCTATAGCTGACAATTCATGTGCAGGGATTTTGAAG AACCTCTCATGGAACATCCCTAGTCCCGTCCATACTTCAATATCAGCTATGAATTGCTACTGTAATAAGAGCCATGAAGAACTGAGATCGGAGGATTACAAGCAAATAAGGAATGGAG GACCTTCTTCAGCTGCAAATGTTTCCGGAGTTTCAAACGCTTTTCAACCAGCTAATTCATCAGGCTGGTTTCCACCCTCTGTACCCCCTCCTTTCACCTTCAACCGATCTTCAGAAAATCCGATCCAGAGAACAG ATCCCTCGAGTTCTCCTGGTTCTGATAAGAACCGTACCACTCCAGTTCATACTAGTCCAGTCCAAACCAGTGTAGCTCAAACTCTCCCATCTCCAACCCCAACTACAACATTGTCGATCACAGCATCGGGGGGAGTGCCCTTTATCCCGTCATTTGTGAATTGCATCATCCCTGCCCTTGGAGCCTCTGGGAGCAATGAAGTCTTGGGTTTCCCTGTACTTATCCCGACTACCCTAGCATTCGTCCCCCAATACCCTCAAGTTTCTAATCCCACAAGCGCCCTTCCTTTACTTCAATGGGAAAGTCACTCAAATCCTCGTATAATTCCAGAGACGACTAATCCTGCAAATGCCCATTTAAGTACAATTGCAGAGACGACTTCTCATGTTTCACTTTCTGCCGGAGTCCTTGGAGAGCAAATTACTAATTTAAGTATATCTGCACCTCCAGCACCAACCAATACCGCCCCATCAGGAAGCGCATCCCCATCTTCGATCCCTAAAGGTCTCGAAATCATCGTCGAGCATCTGGGTTTCAATCCATGGGAAGGAAAAAGCCATCTCCAAGATTCTCAGGATGGACAGATTCTTCTGTGTGAAGATGCATCTAATGATGCAGATATTTTATCTCTTGCTGAATTTGCAGTCGAACAACATAATGCAATGGAACAG GATGGCAAAGTGGAGTTACTGAAGGTAACAGCAGCATGTTTGGAAGCAGTTGATGGAGGAAGGTATCACATTGTCCTCGAAGCTAAGAAGGCCGCCTCATCCGGAATACGAGTCTATGCAGTGGTACTTCTTAAGAAGACAAACCGTCCTACTCCTCTGATTGTTCTACAGAGATGGCTCCATTGCCTGCCGTCCTACTCCTCTGACTGTTCTAGAGAAATGGTTCCATTCCGGGCCCGTCTCATCTAG